The nucleotide window TCAGGTCTGTGCAGCAGGAAGACAGATTTGCAGCATTAGCCCTGAAAACTCTCTTTTTGGGCTTAAATGATCCAGCTTAATGAGAAATCCCGTCTCAGGCTCCGGTGTCTCCGTGATGTTTGACCCGAAGCTGAATTTACCCCGGTTGACTGTGCATGTGGTAATGTGTTCTGCGCTGCGCTCTGGAGCTGGATGAGGTGATTAATGGTTCTTCTGATTTGCCACCTGCTGTTTTATAGAGCTCTGCTACACGTAACTGATCTCAGGGCGCTTGCGTGCGAGGGCGTCCTCATTTTAAATAGCCCTCTAAATTTAACCCCTTTGTGAAGCTCCTGTCCAGCCCGGACAGCCTCGATTCAGGACGTTAAACAGGATGATTTTCACCCATGAGCTGAATCAGTGGGGTCCTGAGGTGGATTCACAGCTCTCCCTGTCTGCAGGGGGCGCTGAGCAGGACATGGATAAAAATACATTCTGTACGGCTGGAAAATAGCTCTCAAATTCAGATCATGGTTAAAGTCTTGAGTCTCGAGTCTttagggtgtagggtctgaGTGAAGTCTCGAATATCTGGAGTGTAAGTCTGAGTCGAATCTGTGGACTGTCCAATCTCTGGGGTATGAGTCTGATTTGAGTCTTTAGTTTTTATGGTGTGAGTCTAAGTCAAGTCTCGAATCTGTGATGTgggtctgagtcaagtctcggATATCTGtgatgtgagtctgagtcaaatcTCGAATCTTTGtgatgtgagtctgagtcaagtcttgaatctgtgatgtgagtctgagtcaagtctcgaaTCTCTGtgatgtgagtctgagtcaagtctcaaaGCTCAGTGATGTGGGTCTTAGACAAGTCTTGAGCCTCTACAgtgcgagtctgagtcaagtctcgaaTCTCTGtgatgtgagtctgagtcaagtctcgaGCCTCTATAGTGTGAGTCTGATCTAAATCccaagtctctggggtgcgagtctgagtcaagtctcaaaTCTCTGTGATGTgaatctgagtcaagtcttgaatcTGTGATGTgggtctgagtcaagtctcggATCTGtgatgtgagtctgagtcaagtctcgaaTCTCTGtgatgtgagtctgagtcaagtctcgaaTCTCTGtgatgtgagtctgagtcaagtctcaaaGCTCAGTGATGTGGGTCTTAGACAAGTCTTGAGCCTCTACAgtgcgagtctgagtcaagtctcgaaTCTCTGtgatgtgagtctgagtcaagtctcgaGCCTCTATAGTGTGAGTCTGATCTAAATCccaagtctctggggtgcgagtctgagtcaagtctcaaaTCTCTGTGATGTgaatctgagtcaagtcttgaatcTGTGATGTgggtctgagtcaagtctcggATCTGtgatgtgagtctgagtcaagtctcgaaTCTCTGTGATGTGAGTCTAAGTCAAGTTTCGAATCTCTGTGATGTgaatctgagtcaagtctcaaaGCTCAGTGATGTGGGTCTTAGACAAGTCTTGAGCCTCTACAGTGTGAGTCTGATCGGAGTCccaagtctctggggtgcaagtctgagtcaagtctcgaGTCTCTTGGGTACAGGTCATAGTTTTTATGGCGTGAGTCTGGACGGAGACGTTGGAGGCGGCATGTGTTGGTCTGCCCTCACTAGTGTCAGGGGCATTGCGTGAGATGAGAGGGAAAGTACGTACGGGTTGGATTATTGGCGGTCGACACAGTCTGCTAAGCGTGCTACGTCTCCTGAGCCTCAAACACTCGGCTTCCCATGTCCAAAAGCTTAGTCATGCCCATCCAAACACACAGTAGTCCCACTGCTGACACGGCTCGCTCATTTCTAACAGGCTACTTTCACAGCTAACACACCTCACTGAATCAGCCCATggctaaaaataaacatttcagaGCTAACACATGGCTCACTGAATTAGCTCATGGCTAAGGCAATGATTTCACTGCTAACCTTCTTCACAGGCTCTTGACTGCTAAAAAGCTAATTTCACCTCTATGTGCTAATTTTACAGCTAACACATGCCTCACGCTCTGGGTTAATGGCTAAACAGACTAATTTCACGGCTAGCATACCTCACATACTCAGCCCGAGCAGCTCACATACTTAGCTCATAGCTAAAAAGGCTCAGTTTATGGCTTTAAGTTGAAGTACCTTTACTTCATGGCTAAATGGGGATCTACCTCATGCCCTTAACGTGCAGTCACTTAGCTGTGATGACCTGACATGGGCAGTGGAAAGCTTTCTCAGAATGTAGCACCCAGTGCTGTAGAACCTCCAGGTACTGCTGAACTCAACCTGAGGTGGTCACTGAAGGAAAAATCCATAATCAAGCTTAAAGTGTCGCACGACCCAATCAGAAATCTGATAAATGGATATTTATCAACCACACCAGATCTGAATATTCGACgactggactccacaagacctctggagatgtcctgctgtggtgtccGGCACCAAGTCTAACtagcgttagcagcagatcctttaagtcctgtaagctgtgaggtggacggggcctccatgagcatcaatgatccCTAGCTTGGCCACTGGAGATGAAGATGGTCAAGTTTTTCaagtttttcacttcacttgtcagtggtgctaatgttatggctgatatacCACCCTTCGCCTGGTACCCTATGATCACCCCCTTCAGGTCATCAGCCAAATCGCGTCCTTTGCCCATGGCGATGGTTCTGCACTCCGTCTGCTgcagctgactggtgtgctcgcttattcaCACCTGCAGCGAACCCAGTCTGTCACCTGTGgctcattccaaaccaggggtggccGTAATGTTCTGATAGGACTGTGACAGTGGGCTAAGGGTGCTAGCACCTTGGAAACCACTGCTAACTTCACGGGACGTTCTAGAGCCGCCTTAGCGAAGGCCATAACCACTGATGGCCATTGATGCCAGTAGGGGAACGACGGCGACTCCGGCACAGAGTGGTGCGGAGCAGTCAGCGCCCCCCTGTGGAGCAGCTACCTCTAACACAGTGCACAGCACCTCTCGCTAGggtcatccgagccaagggtgggTATTCCCACTGtgcgaatatatatatatatatatgtttatatatgtaaaaattatCTTTATTGGTTTCAGGCCTTGTTTGTTTTGTAAACTCTCGACCCTCTGAGGCAAAGAGCACTACCGAAACAACTGCTCAGCCAGCGGCGGCATGTTGAATGGGTCAGTATCCGTCACACCTCTacagttatgtgtgtgtgtgtgtttgttccctCTTGCGTTTCTTTGTGGGGAATTTCTCTCGTACTGGGCCAACTGGCCCGCTCCACTGGCCCTTCGCTCTAATACTGGACAGCAGCTGTCGCCCTCCACAGCCGGACATCGCTAACACTCAGTCAACAGCACATGTCTGAAGCCTCACGTCGTGCGCCGTAATGCGATTCTCTGTATTTCAGGGCTATTAGTGTTGCTGAATGATGTAAGccccaataataataacaataaaagccATTCCTCACGTATCTGAcagtgcgcgagtgtgtgtggtgtgtgtgcgtgcattcgAGTGAGTGGGTTGACCTCATGTCTTCAGTATCTATAAATATAAAGTTTCCATGATTTGAGCGTCTATTTTATAAAGGTCAGAATAGAGGTCGTTTATTAACGTATAAAAACACTATTTATAAAATAAGTACGGAAATCGGGTCAGTATTGGACGGCCAGATTCACCCTTTACGTGAGGGTTACTGGCAGTAGACCATCACTGTAGTAATtagagtcagtggtcagtaagagtgtctacctgtaattaattctatataacattagaataaacccaaataaacataaggtcagttatcagtgagagtgtctacctgtaattaactctatataacattagaataaacccaaataaacataaagtcagtggtcagtgagagcgtctacctgtaattaactctatataacattagaataaacccaaataaacataaagccagtggtcaatgagagtgtatacctgtaattaactctatataacattagaataaacccaaataaacataaagtcagtattcagtgaaagtgtctacctgtaattaaatctatatgacattagaataaacccaaataaacataaagtcagtgatcagtgagagtgtctacctgtaattaactctatataacattagaataaacccaaataaacataaagccagtggtcaatgagagtgtatacctgtaattaactctatataacattagaataaacccaaataaacataaagtcagtattcagtgaaagtgtctacctgtaattaaatctatatgacattagaataaacccaaataaacataaagccagtggtcagtgagagtgtctacctgtaattaactctatataacattagaataaaccccaataaacataaagtcagcggtcagtgagagcgtctacctgtaattgactctatataacattagaataaacccaaataaacataaagtcagcggtcagtgagagcgtctacctgtaattgactctatataacattagaataaacccaaataaacataaagtcagcggtcagtgagagcgtctacctgtaattgactctatataacattagaataaacccaaataaacataaagtcagtggtcagtgagagtgtctacctgtaattaactctatataacattagaataaacccagataaacataaagtcagtggtcagtgagagtgtctacctgtaattaactctatataacattagaataaagtTCCTATGCACTAAAACTCCTGTTTATAATTTGTCTGTtggtttatgtatttattctttttaagaGTGATCTTTACTCCGCAGTACTGTGTGTCCTCTGttggtgtgaatgtgtgtgtgtgtgtgtgtgtgtgaatgtgtgtgtgtgtgtgtgtgtgtgtgtgtgaatgtgtgtgtgtgggggggggggtgtgtgtgtgaatgtgtgtgtgtgtgtgtggtttgtgtcCTCGCGCTGTCTGCAGGAGTTTAGTCATTTGAGATTGGGAGGGAGGGGatactgggggggggggcttgtgCGTAAACACTCCTCAAGCAGTGGACACAGAGTGATCCGTGAGACCAGGacagtcactctctctctccctccctccctctctcctccctctcctttcgcctctctttcctcttctctCGCTTTCACCTCTTTCAtcctctccccctttctcttcCCCATATCTTTCCTATCTCTTTCTCGAGctccctctcccactctctcccgctctcgctcgctctctctctctctcttgctaatCACTCTGGGAGCTCTCTTCATCCACTCTACTCACATGGAGACTCTCCACATGGCTCTCACTCTGGGTGAGCTTGTAGCGCCGTTGAAGCAGAAACATCAGCAGCCCTCGCTGCCAGAGGAAGAGCCCGAGTCCAACTACGCAGACCTTGGGGAAACCACCACGGCCATCTCCACGGGCACGAGGACGGACGGCGCCAAAACTGTGAAGGTCACGTTTACAGGGGAGGGGAACCAGCTGGCCGTGTTCCGATGGAAGGACACTGGAGACACAAACGACTCTTCCTCTACAGTCAAATCCGAGAGTTCAGTGGGCAAGGAGGAGTCGGAGGAGCTGAGCTACACCGAAATGCGCCTAGGTAGTCGCTGTCAATCGGTGGACGGAGAATGCACACCGACAGTGGACGTGGAGTCGCATTACATCACAACTCACGAAATCCAGCTGACGGAGCTCGACCATGACGCCGACTGCGACTTCGGACGTGGGTCTCGCTGGGATTACGACGACGACAACCTTGTGTACTCGTTTGTGGATTATGCGTCGTTCGAGAGCGTTAACGAGGATGGAATGAGGGCCAAAAGCAGCCAGCGAACGGAGGGACAGAGCTCTCGGCCTCCCAAATTGGCGGCCGCAGGGGCACCGGTTAGCACCGAAAGTGAGCCATGCGAATCAGACAAAGGTACAAGTTCGGACGAGAGTCCAATCAAGACGCAAGATAACAGGCTCTGTTCCACCGGACAGGTCCAAATGGCTGTTAACGCTTGCCCCTCCACCAATGTTCCAGAGGAAGAAGAAACACCCCTTTACCGGATGGCACGTAACTCCACCGGAGTTTTCATAAACTCTTTCAGCAAGGACGAGGCACTTCGGGAGCACACCCGCTGTTTCATCCCAGCCCCTGGCCGCCAGCACCTGGCTAGCAAGTCGAGGGGCAAAGACGTGAACGAGTATTCGAGTGGCGCATCCAGTTCGGTTAGTGAGCTGGACGATGCAGACAAGGAGGTACGCAACCTAACAGCTAAGTCATTCCGCAGCCTGGCATGTCCTTACTTTGACGCCATCAACCTGAGGACATCCAGCGAGTCCTCTGTATCTGAGCATGGGCTGAGTTTCAACAGATGGTCTGCCTTTGTCGACTGGAATTATGGCAGCATGGGCCGGGAGTGCAGCACACTGGAGGCTACTAAACGCATGGAGGGCAAAAACGGTAACGCAGTCAATGGGTCCTCAGAGTCAGCTGGGAAGACTGAACCGAAGAACAAGTTCCAGCCCGAGAGAGACAAGGCCGGTGCCGTCACCCTGACCGAGACGCTGAACGTCAGTTACAACATCCAATCAGGTTCGGCCACAAAACACGCACAGAGCGCGATGGGGTCACGTGCTACAGCCAGTGTTGCCATCGCCAAGCCAGCCAGGCCGGCGCATGAGGGAGGGACTCTGCCATCTGAGGTGGATGATGGTACAGAGGACACCTACAAGAAAGCCATCTTCGCCTCAAGCCTCTTGAAAAATGTCATCTCCAAAAAAATGCAGTCTGAGCAAGAATGTAAAATGGAGAGAGGCCAAATGCAGCATGCCTCGCCGTGCCCTCCAGCTTTGGAGCCGGACTCTAACAGGAACAGCGCCGGTGCTAAAGGCTTACAAAGGCAGACATCGGAAACGGGGTCGGGGCCATCTGTTGTCTCTCTGGAGGAGCTCGGAGACATGATGGACAGCGTTTCCCACCTTTCCGAAGAGGAGGCGCCCAGTAGCTCATGCACTGCCACCGCAGAGGTCGGTGCGGAGTCACCCAGCGAAGCCAGGGCAGACCCTTGCGAAAGCAGAAGGGACCCACTGCCTTGCAGCCAAAACAGTGCCTTCAAAACCTGGAAGGACGGTGAGCAGGACACCATCAAATTGCAACCTGAAAATGATGGCAAATCTCTGGACATGCCGACCCCCACCTCGGAACGCACAgtagagaagaaagagagggatgGTGAAAATGGCAAGACGACCAAAATGTCCCACTTGTATGTCCCGAGTTCGCATCTCCAGCCCAAAGGAGAAGGCGACGGAGTGCTCAGAGAAACAAGTACCCCTTCCGAACGCAACCAGGCTGGGAAACCGCAGGAGATCACAATTCGCTTGCACAGCATGAAAGAAAACAACAGCAATCCATTCAGCATCTCCAGTCTGCTGACCCCAAACATCGCTCACAACCCAGCCAAGAGTCATGTGGTCTCCGTGAGCGACAAAGCACCACACTTCATGGTCAGGGACGTCCGGGACAATAAATGGAAGCTGCAGACCCCCATCCACCAGGTGCGGGATGTGCGCAAGCTGGTGAAAAGCTCCTACAGGTTCGTCTCACTGGAGAACGTGGACAATAAAGCGGGACCTTCTGCGTCACATGAGGAGAGTCAGCCCGTTAAGAAGGAGCCAGACAAAGCTCACTTCCCCAGCCCCATGGTGATCAAGTGCCAGTCAGTAAACACGAGCGGCAGTGCCCAGCGAGCTGGAAAAGTGAGCGCTGAGAGCTCACGAGAAATGGACGCGGGACGGGAAACCTCCCAATGCCCCAGGAACGACAGCATGCGCAGGGTGCTGGGCGCGAAACAGGCTGACCCAAAACTGGTCCGACAGAAAGTGGAGTGCAAGCTCACGAACCAGGCAGCTCTTGAGAAGCTGAAGGCAGCGGTGAAAACGATGGAGCAGCTCTACGTCTTTGACAGGAATGAGTGGAAGCGCAAAACCGAGGCACCTCGAGTTGTCTCGGACAGTCACGTACTCTCGCTCATCACCAGTGAGGAGCACGGGATGGCAGGAAGGGCCGACTCGGAAGACGAACAGGGGAAAGTCACCAACCTTGACTTCCACGCAGAGAAGAAACCTGCCGTGGAAATGGAGGAAACGTGGAAACCCTTAACAACCAAGCGTGACTCCTACGATAGCAGGTGCTTGTTGGGTCTAGGAAGCAGTCTAGGTGGCAGAACTGCTGTACTTGCTGCACAGCAAGGCAGTCGTAGTGTCCAGAAGTGTTCCAGTAGTGGGAAGTCCAGCTCCTCTAAAGGTCCCTTGTGCCTGAAGATTTCCCCATCTAAAGCTAAGTTAGAGGAACGACATAGGCTTGGCACCGCTGCTTCAGAGACTCGTGCTAAACCTCAGCATCCACATCCCGTTCTCCCTGATTCCGAGAACTATCTGACCATCCCTGTCAAATCTTGCCCCACCGAACCCAAACATGACCCCCAACCCCGTCCCCCACAATCCCACCCACCCCTGCAGCGCTCCCCGGTCGTCACAGACTCTTGGTCTCCCGAGAGTCCGACAGCGGCGATGGTGCATCACCAcgcacctcatccacaactgcTGCGCTTCACGCCCCCCACGGACGGCCCAGCTCCAAACACCCAGCGCAAGCTCTTGCTGGACCCCGCCACCGGACAGTGCTACCTGGTAGACACCCCTGTGCACCTGCAACCGGCCACGCAGAGACTCTATTACCCCGAAAGTGGCCGATACGTGGATGTGCCAATGTCCGTCAATCCCGTACCCATCTCGCCCGTCACCCTGAGCCCAGCCTACGCTCCCCCAGCCTACTTCATCTATCCGCCCACCCTGCTGCCGGCACATTCGCACGCCCCAGGGTCCACATACTCGGAAGGTGACGGCGCAGGATCCACGGCGGGCGGCCTGTATTTTGCGCCACCGGCAGGTGTAGCAACTTCCGGCACTAAGCCGGTGATTAGCATCACATCGCAACAAGGGCCCCGAATCATCGCTCCACCTTCATTCGACGGGACGACCATGAGCTTCGTGGTGGAGCACAGATAACTGAGGGTGAGCAGATTGTACTTTTactaaaggtgtgtgtgtgtgtgtgtgtgtgtgtgtgtgtgtgttaggggtgtATAAATGCATCTATTCACTGCAAAAAATGTTACTTTTGCAAATAAGGTATCTAAAAtctaatttgtttttttattttgagatttttgtaagattattatattttttttcactttttataattaattataattataattgtatttatattaaataatattgcttttatttgcttttttgctttatttaatattgttttttgcaGTGTTGATTGTGAACAAACTGCTGAACATGCGCTCATATTTTGACAAAACATAAAAATCTGGGCCTAATTACAAATTAAAAGTCCCCATAAAAGCTTTTACTGTCTATATTTCACTACAGTGTAAACGTGatttcattaataattattaatagtaataataataataataatagtaatagtacaGCTAATCCTccgctaacacacacacgctgttCAGATGAGTGAAAAATGTAACTACAGTAAATAAGTGTGGATTTCTGATGAGGCACTGAATCGTTTCCTAAACTGAATCGTTGAGAGGTCCGAGATTTACCCCTGTAGTGTGTAGAGAGTTAGAAAGAGAGACcaaaggagagagtgagagtgtgtgtgtgtgtgtgtgtgtgtgtgtgtgtgtgtgtgtcaaactGTGACTTATctccaaatatttaaatattctttCAAAATGTGGGATTAATATCTTTATAAAATAactcattattaatattctcaAACTGGGGACAAATTGCGAATgatcttaaaatattaaaatattaacttATATATAGTTTAATATCTTATCATATCTTCATAT belongs to Salminus brasiliensis chromosome 24, fSalBra1.hap2, whole genome shotgun sequence and includes:
- the LOC140546922 gene encoding uncharacterized protein C4orf54 homolog; its protein translation is METLHMALTLGELVAPLKQKHQQPSLPEEEPESNYADLGETTTAISTGTRTDGAKTVKVTFTGEGNQLAVFRWKDTGDTNDSSSTVKSESSVGKEESEELSYTEMRLGSRCQSVDGECTPTVDVESHYITTHEIQLTELDHDADCDFGRGSRWDYDDDNLVYSFVDYASFESVNEDGMRAKSSQRTEGQSSRPPKLAAAGAPVSTESEPCESDKGTSSDESPIKTQDNRLCSTGQVQMAVNACPSTNVPEEEETPLYRMARNSTGVFINSFSKDEALREHTRCFIPAPGRQHLASKSRGKDVNEYSSGASSSVSELDDADKEVRNLTAKSFRSLACPYFDAINLRTSSESSVSEHGLSFNRWSAFVDWNYGSMGRECSTLEATKRMEGKNGNAVNGSSESAGKTEPKNKFQPERDKAGAVTLTETLNVSYNIQSGSATKHAQSAMGSRATASVAIAKPARPAHEGGTLPSEVDDGTEDTYKKAIFASSLLKNVISKKMQSEQECKMERGQMQHASPCPPALEPDSNRNSAGAKGLQRQTSETGSGPSVVSLEELGDMMDSVSHLSEEEAPSSSCTATAEVGAESPSEARADPCESRRDPLPCSQNSAFKTWKDGEQDTIKLQPENDGKSLDMPTPTSERTVEKKERDGENGKTTKMSHLYVPSSHLQPKGEGDGVLRETSTPSERNQAGKPQEITIRLHSMKENNSNPFSISSLLTPNIAHNPAKSHVVSVSDKAPHFMVRDVRDNKWKLQTPIHQVRDVRKLVKSSYRFVSLENVDNKAGPSASHEESQPVKKEPDKAHFPSPMVIKCQSVNTSGSAQRAGKVSAESSREMDAGRETSQCPRNDSMRRVLGAKQADPKLVRQKVECKLTNQAALEKLKAAVKTMEQLYVFDRNEWKRKTEAPRVVSDSHVLSLITSEEHGMAGRADSEDEQGKVTNLDFHAEKKPAVEMEETWKPLTTKRDSYDSRCLLGLGSSLGGRTAVLAAQQGSRSVQKCSSSGKSSSSKGPLCLKISPSKAKLEERHRLGTAASETRAKPQHPHPVLPDSENYLTIPVKSCPTEPKHDPQPRPPQSHPPLQRSPVVTDSWSPESPTAAMVHHHAPHPQLLRFTPPTDGPAPNTQRKLLLDPATGQCYLVDTPVHLQPATQRLYYPESGRYVDVPMSVNPVPISPVTLSPAYAPPAYFIYPPTLLPAHSHAPGSTYSEGDGAGSTAGGLYFAPPAGVATSGTKPVISITSQQGPRIIAPPSFDGTTMSFVVEHR